A region of Saccopteryx leptura isolate mSacLep1 chromosome X, mSacLep1_pri_phased_curated, whole genome shotgun sequence DNA encodes the following proteins:
- the LOC136385875 gene encoding large ribosomal subunit protein mL63-like, giving the protein MFLTMLLRHNRIPGRQWIGKHQRPHTVSFHVKQNMLRSLETKAENHYWLSAPFLSATQEFRHAAVRRAATFQSIKVASEAKFPPHQRLADQLSHLNITKKWS; this is encoded by the coding sequence ATGTTCCTGACCATGCTCCTGCGCCATAACCGCATCCCTGGCCGGCAGTGGATCGGAAAGCACCAGCGGCCGCACACCGTGTCCTTCCACGTGAAGCAGAACATGCTCCGCAGCCTGGAGACGAAGGCGGAGAACCATTACTGGCTGAGCGCACCCTTCCTCAGCGCCACACAGGAGTTCAGGCATGCTGCGGTCCGCAGGGCAGCCACCTTCCAGTCCATCAAGGTGGCCTCCGAGGCCAAGTTTCCACCGCACCAGCGACTGGCCGACCAGCTCAGCCACCTCAATATCACCAAGAAGTGGTCCTAG